From Maniola hyperantus chromosome 28, iAphHyp1.2, whole genome shotgun sequence, one genomic window encodes:
- the LOC117995193 gene encoding zinc finger protein 83-like, whose protein sequence is MWCCLPFCENSRENLFSKTCLRSQDITFHGFPTIGWQRSSWLASLDIEECHLPEDAVVCSQHFQNEDFLCGTRILKNVAIPYTAQFCMICLDTGSKLYPFDKYRLAEAYNNVTGLSLHSMVSFQPKLCWECAQRLMNSNKFRDKCARAHNLLVQVLANHGMVTTQNVKTINRVQNHLASNISKKIFETNHCDLHIINEEDKENDFHNVPIENIVVSVEKTEIKLENEYNKEDILTCDFDSDGYSNDDIDLAELLKENSDKQNIDKENRKNLDTDARKTLETIKIDKQNIDDFINNDVFTEVEFSNGDYNSDKKVSNSKSKKNGKVISKCKVSKEVSLKNKIVKKKKRVKSEIKGRPGRKPGFKEELKLFKVTELAHEEQLAEILKRKETSNFKNSPYKCTTCYKGFCDTSAYNRHMDKHTNKFGQFACPVCGLHTKNTYRVNKHLNNTHAARYNCTVCTFITRSRNSAKAHERWHDGKKYKCPHCEEEFIKSTSYMSHVRIKHPSDFVCTQCGFSFIGERGLRMHMNMKHRFDAAENPEGPTCEECNIRFASEMAYHQHMKVSPKHATADTFKLNYPVRKICRRNQPRPTKPGLKREPVPTPKTMGPVDCEQCGVKLKGSRSYAMHFKKYHPDKNRTKFPKARIMCEQCGKIFTCMAHLRYHMPIHADTKQFKCDTCDKRFAFKANLMNHIVIHDTSRPRFECTVCGKNFSNQQNRWRHMFLHKGIKFKCEICDKTFNTDPQRALHVAHVHMKVPWPKRNRGPRAKTHHVRHTMYTSDSQDS, encoded by the exons ATGTGGTGCTGTCTGCCTTTCTGCGAGAACTCCAGAGAAAATCTTTTCTCAAAAACATGCCTGAGATCGCAGGATATAACTTTTCATGG GTTTCCTACAATAGGTTGGCAGAGAAGTTCTTGGCTGGCATCTCTAGATATAGAAGAATGCCACTTGCCAGAAGATGCTGTGGTTTGCTCACAACATTTCCAAAATGAAGATTTTCTTTGTGGGACCCGAATACTCAAAAACGTTGCTATTCCTTATACTGCACAG ttCTGTATGATATGCCTAGACACTGGCAGCAAGCTGTATCCGTTTGACAAATACCGTTTGGCGGAGGCCTATAATAATGTGACTGGTTTATCC TTGCACAGCATGGTAAGCTTCCAACCAAAACTGTGCTGGGAATGTGCACAGAGATTGATGAATTCCAATAAGTTCCGAGACAAGTGTGCGAGGGCCCACAACTTATTGGTGCAAGTCCTTGCTAACCATGGAATG gtGACAACACAAAACGTTAAAACTATTAACAGAGTACAAAATCATCTAGCATCTAATATATCCAAGAAAATTTTCGAAACAAATCACTGTGACTTACATATAATCAATGAAGAAGATAAAGAAAACGACTTTCATAACGTACCTATTGAAAATATTGTTGTTTCTGTGGAAAAAACTGAAATAAAACTcgaaaatgaatataataaAGAAGATATATTAACTTGCGATTTCGATAGTGACGGATATTCTAACGATGATATAGACTTGGCCGAGTTACTAAAAGAAAACTCAGATAAACAAAATATAGACAAAGAAAACAGAAAAAATCTAGACACAGATGCTAGAAAAACCCTAGAAACTATTAAAATAGATAAACAAAATATCGATGATTTTATTAACAACGACGTTTTTACAGAAGTGGAGTTTTCAAATGGTGATTATAATTCTGATAAAAAAGTTTCCAATAGTAAAAGTAAGAAGAATGGAAAAGTTATTAGTAAATGCAAAGTTTCTAAAGAAGTTAgtttaaagaataaaatagttaaaaagaAGAAACGAGTCAAATCTGAAATAAAAGGTCGGCCAGGAAGAAAACCAG ggttTAAAGAAGAATTAAAACTGTTCAAAGTAACAGAGCTGGCTCACGAAGAACAATTAGCTGAAATACTGAAGAGGAAGGAAACATCCAACTTTAAGAACTCTCCCTACAAGTGCACCACTTGCTACAAAGGTTTCTGTGATACCAGCGCGTATAACAGACACATGGACAAACATACTAAC aaatttggTCAGTTCGCATGTCCGGTATGCGGGCTGCACACAAAGAACACGTACCGAGTCAACAAGCACTTGAACAACACCCATGCGGCGCGGTACAACTGTACCGTCTGTACTTTCATTACTAGAAGTAG GAATTCAGCGAAAGCTCACGAACGCTGGCACGAtggaaaaaaatacaaatgtcCACATTGTGAAGAAGAATTTAT TAAAAGCACTTCATACATGTCTCACGTGCGTATAAAGCACCCTTCAGACTTCGTGTGCACTCAGTGCGGCTTCTCCTTCATCGGCGAGAGGGGCCTGCGGATGCATATGAATATGAAACACCGCTTCGACGCCGCAGAG AACCCAGAAGGTCCAACGTGCGAGGAGTGCAATATTCGCTTCGCGTCTGAAATGGCATATCACCAGCACATGAAGGTGTCGCCCAAACACGCCACTGCCGA CACCTTCAAACTCAACTATCCAGTGCGGAAGATCTGTCGACGCAACCAGCCCCGGCCCACTAAGCCTGGCCTGAAGAGGGAACCCGTGCCCACTCCCAAAACCATGGGGCCCGTCGATTGTGAGCAG TGCGGCGTGAAGCTGAAAGGTTCGCGCAGTTACGCAATGCATTTCAAGAAGTACCATCCGGACAAGAACCGCACCAAGTTCCCCAAGGCGAGGATAATGTGCGAGCAGTGCGGGAAGATATTCACG TGCATGGCCCACCTGCGCTACCACATGCCTATCCATGCGGACACGAAGCAGTTCAAGTGCGACACATGCGACAAGAGGTTCGCCTTCAAGGCCAACCTCATGAACCATATCGTCATCCACGACACTTCCCGGCCGCGGTTCGAGTGTACTGTCTGTGGGAAGAACTTCTCCAACCAGCAGAACAGGTGGAGGCATATGTTT ttacACAAAGGAATCAAGTTCAAATGCGAGATTTGTGACAAGACCTTCAACACGGACCCGCAGCGCGCATTGCACGTGGCGCACGTGCACATGAAGGTGCCCTGGCCCAAGCGGAACCGAGGCCCCCGAGCCAAGACACACCACGTCAGGCACACCATGTACACCAGCGACTCGCAGGACTCCTGA
- the LOC117994998 gene encoding zinc finger protein 878-like yields MDDLISNSDMIAEQNSATSLPAQFCMICLDTSKDCKLYPVDKYNLDMEFEHLTRISLQHKMQFLPQFCTECAQRLSNCGKFRDKSLRAYHLLLGLLDTHKPLTIQTINTIDRINNQLVSKIDKKVYQPNHCDLHLKDIKGNNNTKDIHVKDEENDLVSENADALNCDIKCEVELLKKDIDDIVFLKNDFDNDVVMDDDNGKEEVNNEDKDSDVELLRDDDNDFHSYVNILNETTNNEANNKNSTNSRKVINNQRVAKNKDVIHNDGKVSQSNVLAKSKTQNNVRGTNTRKIVKTKVKDEDDNEETVIMDDGEISIKSERITKSTRNSTKKVTRRGVPVNNRRNLAKLKTQDRSKNNLSNVRDRTKKIKSESQISVKRKPVKRVSSDESNTRKVVVKRVKKKRVYIPTGNPPGPKPGFKSELKLFETTELSQEEQIAEVQARKETERFRNALFKCTICYKGFRDVDAYNGHLDRHTDKYGPFQCALCHLHSKNKHALSNHIANNHNYIYRCKECEFVTKHRHVASNHERWHDGKTYKCPHCDEQFMKSTSVMSHVRIKHPSDFVCTQCGFSFIGERGLNLHMSKKHRLEDTQNLTGPLCEPCNIRFASDTAYNQHMEVSPKHAPASKLKPNCPIQKYAWHLMKKNKEGEMSIDCEQCGVHLSNARAYTVHFRKHHPDKNRTQFPKAKVMCEQCGKVFKCMTELKYHMPLHADKKQFTCEICNKSFGRILNLKIHLRTHSDTRPKYECTVCGKMYLNLWGKMRHMRSHQDTRPLYTCDVCEKTFTSPQGRDSHVLHVHNNVPRPKRIRGPRSTPRQHARYTSDSQDS; encoded by the exons ATGGACGATTTGATAAGTAATAGTGACATGATTGCAGAACAAAACAGTGCTACATCATTACCTGCACAG ttctGCATGATATGCCTAGACACAAGTAAGGACTGCAAACTGTACCCAGTCGACAAATATAACTTGGATATGGAATTTGAACATTTGACTAGAATATCG CTTCAACACAAAATGCAGTTTCTACCGCAGTTCTGCACGGAATGTGCTCAGAGACTGAGCAACTGTGGCAAGTTCCGGGACAAGAGTCTGAGGGCCTATCATTTGTTATTGGGATTACTTGACACACATAAGCCG TTAACAATACAAACTATAAATACAATAGATAGAATAAACAACCAACTAGTATCCAAGATAGACAAGAAAGTATATCAACCTAACCATTGCGACCTACACTTGAAAGATATCAAaggaaataataatacaaaagaTATTCATGTCAAAGACGAAGAAAACGATTTAGTTTCCGAAAATGCAGACGCTTTAAATTGTGATATCAAATGCGAAGTTGAATTACTGAAAAAAGACATTGATgatattgtatttttaaaaaatgacttTGACAATGATGTGGTTATGGATGATGACAATGGTAAGGAAGAGGTAAATAATGAAGACAAAGATTCTGATGTAGAACTTTTACGTGATGACGATAACGATTTTCACAGTTATGTCAATATTTTAAACGAAACCACCAATAATGAagcgaataataaaaattctacTAATAGTAGAAAAGTTATAAACAATCAAAGAGTTGCAAAAAATAAAGATGTTATTCATAATGATGGTAAAGTTAGTCAAAGTAATGTTCTTGCCAAATCAAAAACACAAAATAATGTGAGAGGAACAAATACAAGAAAAATTGTGAAAACTAAAGTTAAAGATGAAGACGATAACGAAGAGACTGTCATTATGGATGATGGTGAAATTAGTATTAAAAGTGAGAGAATTACTAAATCAACCCGTAATTCTACTAAGAAAGTTACTAGGAGAGGTGTACCTGTAAACAATAGGAGAAATCTTGCAAAACTAAAAACGCAAGatagaagtaaaaataatttaagtaatgTAAGAGATAGGaccaaaaaaattaagtcaGAATCTCAAATAAGTGTTAAAAGGAAACCTGTCAAAAGAGTTTCTAGTGATGAAAGTAACACAAGAAAGGTTGTCGTTAAAAGAGTTAAGAAGAAACGTGTTTACATTCCTACGGGGAATCCTCCGGGACCAAAACCAG GGTTCAAATCAGAATTAAAGCTGTTTGAAACAACTGAGCTTTCTCAAGAGGAACAGATAGCTGAGGTGCAAGCTAGAAAAGAGACTGAGAGGTTCAGAAATGCGCTGTTTAAATGTACTATCTGTTATAAGGGGTTCAGAGATGTGGACGCTTATAACGGACATTTGGACAGACACACTGAT AAATACGGACCATTCCAATGTGCTCTATGCCACCTCCACTCCAAAAACAAACACGCCCTGTCCAACCACATCGCGAACAACCACAACTATATATACAGATGTAAAGAGTGCGAGTTCGTGACGAAACACAGACACGTGGCCTCCAACCACGAGCGCTGGCACGACGGGAAGACGTACAAGTGTCCACACTGCGACGAGCAGTTCAT GAAAAGCACCTCGGTGATGTCTCACGTGCGTATAAAGCACCCTTCAGACTTCGTGTGCACTCAGTGCGGCTTCTCGTTCATCGGCGAGAGGGGACTGAACCTGCATATGAGCAAGAAGCATCGACTCGAGGACACACAG AACTTAACTGGACCGTTGTGTGAGCCATGCAACATCCGTTTCGCGTCTGACACGGCGTACAATCAGCATATGGAGGTGTCGCCCAAGCATGCGCCTGCCAGCAAACTGAAGCCCAACTGTCCCATACAGAAGTATGCATGGCATTTGATGAAGAAGAATAAAGAAGGGGAAATGTCCATCGATTGTGAACAG TGTGGTGTTCACTTGAGCAACGCGCGCGCGTACACGGTGCACTTCCGTAAGCATCACCCAGACAAGAACCGGACCCAGTTCCCCAAGGCCAAGGTGATGTGTGAGCAGTGCGGGAAAGTGTTCAAG TGCATGACTGAGCTCAAGTACCACATGCCGCTACACGCAGATAAGAAACAGTTCACGTGCGAGATCTGCAACAAGAGCTTCGGGCGCATACTGAACCTCAAGATACACCTGCGCACACACAGCGACACGCGCCCCAAGTACGAGTGCACCGTGTGCGGGAAGATGTATCTGAACCTGTGGGGCAAGATGCGGCACATGCGG tcGCATCAAGACACGAGGCCCTTGTACACGTGCGATGTGTGCGAGAAAACCTTCACGAGTCCCCAGGGGAGGGACTCGCACGTGTTACACGTGCACAACAACGTGCCCAGGCCCAAAAGGATCCGCGGGCCTCGCTCCACGCCCAGGCAGCACGCGCGGTACACGAGCGACTCGCAGGACTCCTGA